From Flavipsychrobacter sp., a single genomic window includes:
- the thiL gene encoding thiamine-phosphate kinase: protein MEERTEISTLGEFGLIEHLTKNNETNQSSTLLSVGDDAAVIDQFGRQTVVSSDMLVEGIHFDLMYTPLRHLGYKSVVVNLSDICAMMATPTQVLVNVALSNKISLEAIDEFYEGVYAACKKYNVDLVGGDTTSSLKGFVISVTAIGEVAPDKYVARSGAQDGDLICVSGDLGGAYLGLQLLEREKGIFLESPGVQPDLGNRAYTVGRFLKPEPRTDIVTWLEEQKIVPTSMIDVSDGLSSELLHLCKSSDVGCVLYENKIPFHDETKEVSVEFGIGPTICALSGGEDYELLFTIKQSDYEKITMSEQISVIGYITNKEAGTKMQATGGKAHDLIAQGWNIFDKENND, encoded by the coding sequence ATGGAAGAACGTACTGAAATATCTACGTTAGGAGAATTTGGTCTAATTGAACACCTTACAAAAAACAATGAAACCAACCAGTCTAGTACATTGTTGAGTGTAGGAGATGATGCTGCAGTTATAGACCAGTTTGGCAGGCAAACTGTAGTGTCTTCCGATATGCTGGTTGAGGGCATCCATTTCGATCTAATGTACACGCCGTTAAGGCATTTAGGCTATAAATCTGTTGTGGTCAACTTGTCTGATATATGTGCTATGATGGCAACGCCAACACAGGTATTAGTGAATGTGGCGCTTTCTAATAAAATATCCCTTGAAGCAATAGATGAGTTCTACGAAGGGGTATATGCCGCTTGTAAAAAATATAATGTAGACTTGGTAGGAGGAGATACGACCAGCTCTCTGAAAGGGTTTGTGATAAGTGTAACGGCAATAGGAGAAGTAGCACCTGATAAATATGTAGCAAGAAGTGGCGCTCAGGATGGCGACCTTATTTGCGTTTCGGGTGATCTTGGTGGCGCTTATTTGGGCTTACAGTTGCTAGAGCGTGAAAAAGGCATATTCTTGGAAAGTCCAGGTGTACAACCCGATCTTGGTAATAGAGCCTATACTGTTGGTCGTTTCTTAAAGCCTGAACCAAGAACTGATATTGTTACTTGGCTGGAGGAGCAGAAAATAGTGCCAACTTCAATGATAGATGTGAGTGATGGGCTTAGTTCTGAATTGTTGCATCTGTGCAAGTCTAGCGATGTGGGCTGTGTCTTATATGAAAATAAGATACCTTTTCATGATGAAACTAAGGAGGTGTCGGTAGAGTTTGGCATTGGGCCAACTATTTGTGCTCTTAGTGGTGGGGAAGATTACGAGTTGTTGTTCACTATAAAGCAGTCGGATTATGAAAAAATAACTATGAGTGAGCAGATAAGTGTGATAGGCTATATCACTAATAAAGAGGCTGGTACGAAGATGCAGGCTACTGGTGGTAAGGCTCACGATTTGATTGCACAGGGCTGGAATATTTTTGATAAAGAAAATAATGACTAA
- a CDS encoding calcium-binding EGF-like domain-containing protein — protein sequence MKFWKYPLITVLAFFGIASTVLYTSCEQDSCLVLRCRNGATCAGGFCQCPDGYEGQECGYAAIQRFVGVYDGITQYQGVPSFTDSGVVFVVKTPNVIGMYKHSAPQDTIIGTISGEEVIVDDANNNRYARIHMATPTQVVFYLNEKVKDSTIITTFRGNLRPGTSLR from the coding sequence ATGAAGTTTTGGAAATATCCTTTGATTACTGTTCTTGCATTCTTCGGAATCGCATCTACTGTATTATATACATCTTGTGAGCAAGATAGCTGTCTTGTATTAAGATGTAGAAATGGCGCAACTTGCGCGGGAGGCTTCTGTCAATGCCCTGACGGTTATGAAGGTCAGGAATGCGGATATGCTGCTATTCAACGTTTTGTAGGTGTTTATGATGGCATCACACAATATCAAGGTGTTCCTAGCTTTACAGACTCAGGAGTAGTATTTGTAGTGAAAACACCTAATGTGATAGGTATGTACAAGCACAGTGCTCCTCAAGATACTATCATTGGTACTATTAGCGGTGAAGAAGTGATCGTTGATGATGCTAACAACAACAGGTATGCTCGTATTCATATGGCTACACCTACACAGGTTGTATTCTATCTTAACGAAAAGGTTAAAGATTCTACTATAATCACCACCTTTAGAGGTAACCTAAGACCAGGTACTAGTCTTCGATAA
- a CDS encoding inositol monophosphatase family protein, with the protein MSELKSVILTAAKEAGAIIKEYFEGSFTVENKGTINNLVTEVDKHAEAKIIAIIKETFPTHNILSEEIGAINQESEYQWIIDPIDGTVNFAHSIPICCVSIAVKHKNELLLGVVYNPILNELFFAEKGKGAFLNDKPISVSEKSEFKKACLVTGFPYKWPKTYEHPIKVFERFIMEGLPVRRLGSAAIDLCWVACGRFDGFWEYNLNPWDIAAGYLIVLEAGGKVSNFDGDPYSVFDKETLATNGLIHNDMLSVIHGISK; encoded by the coding sequence ATGTCGGAACTCAAATCGGTGATACTTACTGCTGCTAAAGAGGCTGGCGCAATAATAAAGGAATATTTTGAAGGTAGCTTTACTGTAGAAAACAAGGGTACGATCAATAATCTTGTTACCGAAGTAGATAAGCATGCCGAAGCAAAGATCATCGCCATTATTAAAGAGACGTTCCCAACACACAATATTTTAAGTGAGGAGATAGGTGCTATAAATCAAGAATCGGAATACCAATGGATAATAGATCCTATAGACGGCACGGTTAATTTTGCCCATAGTATACCTATCTGTTGCGTGAGCATAGCAGTAAAGCATAAAAATGAGTTATTGCTAGGAGTTGTTTACAACCCTATACTCAATGAGTTGTTTTTTGCGGAAAAGGGTAAAGGCGCATTTTTAAATGATAAGCCGATCTCCGTATCTGAAAAATCGGAGTTTAAAAAGGCTTGTTTGGTAACAGGTTTTCCTTATAAATGGCCTAAGACCTATGAGCATCCAATAAAGGTATTCGAACGTTTTATTATGGAAGGGCTACCCGTACGTCGTTTAGGCTCTGCAGCTATCGACCTATGTTGGGTGGCTTGTGGTCGTTTCGATGGTTTTTGGGAGTATAACCTTAACCCGTGGGATATTGCAGCCGGTTATCTTATTGTATTAGAAGCGGGTGGTAAGGTGTCTAATTTTGATGGAGACCCATATAGTGTTTTCGATAAAGAGACACTAGCTACCAATGGCTTGATACATAATGATATGTTGAGCGTAATACACGGTATATCTAAATAA